One region of Flavobacterium sp. KACC 22763 genomic DNA includes:
- a CDS encoding glycoside hydrolase family 95 protein: protein MKNHLFNLLFFFGISIFAQAQSDLKLWYKTPSGDVWENALPIGNGFQGAMIYGNVGKEILQMNESTVWSGSPNRNDNPLAKEALAQIRQFLFQGEYKKAEKLINEAIITKKSHGQMFQPVGNLELNFPDQKYSDYYRELDIENAVAKTMYKVNGVTFTREAFTSFADRVLVIRLSADKPGQLSFAAGFTSEHKKQKIIINNNEISLSGKTSDHEGVEGKVQFNALAKLRVDGGSVSAADNTLKVDKADSVVIMVSIASNFINYNDIRGDENKLAKSYLDKAFVKNYDKMKAAHTAAYQKYFKRVKFDLGTTEQAKLPTDQRLSNFRNVSDPSFVTLYYQYGRYLLISSSQPEGQAANLQGIWNRSMTPAWDSKYTININTEMNYWPAEKTNLSEMHGPLLKMIQELSQTGQETARVMYGARGWMAHHNTDIWRINGAVDGATWGVWNAGGGWLSQHVWEHYLYTGDLAYLKSAYEILKGAALFYADFLVEDPANGWLVAAPGNSPENTPIAHQNSAMTAGSTMDNQIVFDVFSTLIKASEVLQKDAAFADSLKMLRKKLPPMQIGRYNQLQEWLDDVDDPNDNHRHISHLYGLYPSNQISAYRTPELFAAAKNTLLQRGDVSTGWSMGWKINWWAKMQDGNHAYSLIQNQLTPLGVNHEGGGTYNNLFDAHPPFQIDGNFGCTSGITEMLMQSSDGAIHLLPALPDALKEYGQISGLKARGGFEIKDLKWKNGKIIALTIYSNLGGNLRLRTPNELMLKKSKKLKIASGENPNLFFAVEQTEKPIISKESNLQLLDINTSYLYDRMTEKGKTYTFYFQ from the coding sequence ATGAAAAATCATTTATTTAATCTGCTGTTTTTCTTTGGGATTTCCATATTCGCGCAAGCGCAATCAGATCTTAAACTTTGGTACAAAACCCCGTCAGGCGATGTTTGGGAAAATGCATTGCCAATTGGAAATGGTTTTCAGGGCGCAATGATTTATGGGAATGTTGGAAAAGAAATTCTTCAGATGAACGAAAGCACGGTTTGGAGCGGAAGCCCTAACAGAAATGATAATCCGCTGGCAAAAGAAGCTTTGGCTCAGATAAGACAGTTTCTTTTTCAGGGAGAATATAAAAAAGCCGAAAAACTCATCAATGAGGCTATCATTACCAAAAAATCTCATGGCCAGATGTTTCAGCCAGTCGGGAATTTGGAACTGAATTTCCCAGATCAGAAGTATTCCGATTATTATCGTGAACTGGATATTGAAAATGCAGTTGCAAAAACAATGTATAAAGTAAATGGAGTAACTTTTACCAGAGAAGCTTTTACCTCTTTTGCAGATAGAGTTTTGGTCATTAGACTTTCAGCCGATAAGCCTGGACAGCTATCATTTGCAGCTGGTTTTACATCAGAACATAAGAAGCAAAAAATTATAATTAATAATAATGAAATTTCACTTTCGGGAAAGACAAGTGATCATGAAGGGGTAGAAGGAAAAGTTCAGTTTAATGCATTAGCAAAATTAAGAGTTGATGGCGGAAGCGTAAGTGCAGCTGATAATACTTTAAAAGTTGATAAAGCAGATTCAGTGGTAATCATGGTTTCTATAGCCTCAAACTTTATAAATTATAATGATATAAGGGGTGATGAAAATAAACTCGCTAAATCTTATCTCGATAAAGCGTTTGTCAAGAATTATGATAAAATGAAAGCGGCTCATACTGCTGCGTATCAAAAGTATTTCAAAAGAGTAAAATTTGATTTAGGAACTACAGAACAAGCTAAATTGCCTACAGACCAGAGACTATCCAATTTTAGAAATGTTTCAGATCCGTCTTTTGTAACTTTGTATTATCAGTACGGCAGATATCTGCTAATTTCTTCTTCACAGCCAGAGGGACAGGCTGCAAATCTGCAGGGAATCTGGAATCGCAGCATGACACCGGCATGGGACAGCAAATATACCATCAACATTAATACCGAAATGAATTACTGGCCAGCCGAAAAAACAAACCTTTCTGAAATGCATGGGCCTTTGCTGAAAATGATTCAGGAGCTTTCGCAGACAGGACAGGAAACCGCCAGAGTAATGTATGGAGCAAGAGGCTGGATGGCGCATCATAATACCGATATCTGGAGAATAAATGGCGCTGTTGACGGCGCAACTTGGGGAGTTTGGAATGCAGGCGGAGGCTGGTTGAGCCAGCACGTTTGGGAGCATTATTTATATACAGGTGATTTAGCATATTTAAAATCGGCTTACGAAATATTAAAAGGAGCAGCTCTTTTTTATGCTGACTTTCTTGTTGAAGACCCTGCAAACGGATGGCTGGTGGCAGCACCTGGAAATTCGCCTGAAAATACGCCAATAGCACATCAAAATTCTGCAATGACAGCAGGTTCTACCATGGACAATCAAATTGTGTTTGATGTTTTTAGCACGCTGATAAAAGCTTCAGAAGTTTTACAGAAAGACGCAGCATTTGCAGACAGTCTTAAAATGCTGAGAAAGAAACTGCCTCCTATGCAGATAGGCAGATACAATCAGCTTCAGGAATGGCTTGATGACGTAGATGATCCAAACGATAATCACCGCCATATTTCACATTTGTATGGTTTGTATCCGTCTAATCAGATTTCGGCGTATAGAACTCCAGAGCTTTTTGCCGCTGCAAAAAATACACTGCTGCAAAGAGGCGATGTATCTACAGGATGGAGCATGGGTTGGAAAATAAACTGGTGGGCAAAAATGCAGGATGGAAATCATGCTTACAGCTTAATTCAGAATCAGTTGACACCGCTTGGCGTAAATCACGAAGGAGGCGGAACCTATAATAACCTTTTTGATGCGCATCCTCCGTTTCAGATCGATGGTAATTTTGGCTGTACTTCTGGAATCACCGAGATGCTGATGCAGAGTTCGGATGGAGCAATTCATCTGCTTCCTGCTTTGCCAGATGCCTTAAAAGAATACGGACAAATAAGTGGTTTAAAAGCGAGAGGAGGTTTTGAAATAAAAGATTTAAAGTGGAAAAATGGAAAAATAATCGCTTTAACTATTTATTCTAATCTGGGTGGCAATCTAAGATTAAGAACTCCTAATGAGCTTATGCTAAAAAAGAGCAAAAAATTGAAAATAGCATCAGGAGAAAATCCAAATCTATTTTTTGCAGTGGAACAAACCGAAAAACCAATTATTTCTAAGGAATCAAACCTACAGCTTCTAGATATTAACACATCTTATTTGTATGATAGGATGACTGAAAAAGGGAAAACCTATACTTTTTACTTTCAATAA
- a CDS encoding glycoside hydrolase family 31 protein translates to MFFKLKLIAPFFLIFLFGFKNIDKSYILEKDRLLIPLKEGMLHIIPLTENSVRIQLYTENTKELQELILVEKLAVPVFKVAESNKEIQLKTKSLTVVFDKEEKSLKFKDKEGKIFLSEKSAGRKMTLNDANEYASFTVEQRFDSPDNEFLFGLGQFQDGHYNLRNVSRKLTQVNTQIAIPFLYSNKGYGILWHQYGLTEFNPNDNFIALSKEIKSSEKGKEEEVTTTSGTQKVLQKEVVYKGKFNLEREGQYSIMLDLGDMDNRHLVIIDDKRVIDQSNLWLPPAVSELLDLTAGEHEVKIICNSANTPKLSFRKTDNSTTFRSSSAQCLDYVVFKGKNADEVISAYRTVSGKSPLLPLWAYGFWQCRERYTSSDHLINTIKEFRARKLPVDVIVQDWQYWGDNGWGVPQFDEKNYPNPLGFIKELHDLNAHFTVSIWSNPDKNSVIGKQFDTKGLYIPNAKWLDYFNPETQERYWNTLNDNLFSKGVDSWWMDATEPENDALVGTITHQGPGDFYRLTYPLFVSESVYEGQRKTNLQKRVAILTRSAFAGQHRYGTINWSGDIGGNWDSFKRQIVSGMNFTLTGMPYWTTDIGGFFRPGAGQYTDENFHELLTRWFQWGAFSTIFRIHGYQTETEPWKYGSKVEENMRRMLNLRYTLIPYIYSETSKIKEGSTFMRPLVMDFQNDENAVNQPYEYMFGSSILVGPITEAGIKQWQVYLPKDTNWIDFWTGKSFKGGQKIEINAEIDKIPLFIKAGSIMPFGPEMQYTAEKKWDDLEIRIYEGADGEFTLYEDEGDNYNYENGSYSLTKFEWKNAEKRLIINAVKGSFKGMLKTRKFNIVLIGSKSEVKPIEVEYSGKKENFRL, encoded by the coding sequence ATGTTTTTTAAACTTAAGCTTATAGCTCCTTTTTTTCTGATATTTTTATTTGGTTTTAAAAATATAGATAAAAGTTATATTCTCGAAAAAGACCGTCTTTTGATTCCTTTAAAAGAGGGAATGCTGCATATTATTCCTCTAACGGAGAATTCGGTTAGAATTCAGTTATACACCGAAAACACAAAAGAACTGCAAGAGCTGATTTTGGTAGAGAAGCTTGCTGTTCCTGTTTTTAAAGTTGCAGAAAGCAATAAAGAAATTCAGTTAAAGACTAAAAGTTTAACTGTTGTATTTGATAAAGAGGAAAAAAGTTTAAAGTTTAAAGATAAAGAGGGGAAAATATTCTTAAGTGAAAAAAGTGCGGGTAGAAAAATGACGTTAAACGATGCAAATGAATATGCATCTTTTACAGTCGAACAGCGTTTTGATTCGCCAGACAACGAATTTCTTTTTGGTTTAGGCCAATTTCAAGACGGGCATTATAATCTGAGAAACGTCAGTCGAAAATTGACACAGGTAAATACTCAGATTGCCATTCCTTTTTTGTACTCCAATAAAGGATACGGAATTTTATGGCATCAGTATGGCTTAACAGAGTTTAATCCAAATGACAATTTTATTGCGCTTTCTAAAGAGATTAAATCTTCTGAAAAAGGAAAAGAAGAAGAGGTGACAACAACTTCTGGAACCCAGAAAGTATTGCAGAAAGAAGTAGTTTACAAAGGGAAATTTAATTTAGAAAGAGAAGGACAATATTCTATTATGCTGGATTTGGGCGATATGGACAATAGGCATCTTGTTATAATTGACGATAAAAGAGTAATAGACCAGTCCAATTTATGGTTGCCGCCGGCCGTTAGTGAGCTTTTAGATTTAACAGCAGGAGAGCATGAGGTTAAGATAATCTGCAATTCGGCTAATACCCCAAAGCTTTCTTTTAGAAAAACGGATAATTCAACAACTTTTCGATCAAGTTCTGCTCAATGTCTGGATTATGTTGTTTTTAAAGGCAAAAATGCAGATGAGGTAATTAGCGCCTACAGAACCGTTTCGGGTAAATCGCCATTGTTGCCTTTATGGGCATATGGCTTTTGGCAGTGCCGTGAACGATATACTTCAAGCGACCATTTAATTAATACAATTAAAGAATTTCGAGCACGAAAACTACCTGTAGACGTTATAGTGCAAGATTGGCAATATTGGGGTGATAACGGCTGGGGCGTACCTCAGTTTGATGAAAAGAATTATCCAAATCCGTTGGGTTTTATAAAAGAATTACATGACTTAAATGCTCATTTTACTGTGTCGATCTGGTCAAACCCTGATAAAAATTCTGTTATAGGAAAACAATTTGATACAAAAGGATTGTACATTCCTAATGCAAAATGGTTGGATTACTTTAATCCTGAAACACAAGAAAGATATTGGAATACCTTAAACGATAATTTGTTTTCTAAAGGGGTAGACAGCTGGTGGATGGATGCAACTGAACCTGAAAACGATGCACTCGTTGGTACGATAACACATCAGGGGCCGGGAGATTTTTATCGTCTTACTTATCCGCTTTTTGTTAGTGAGTCGGTTTATGAAGGCCAGCGAAAAACAAATCTTCAAAAACGTGTAGCCATTTTAACCCGTTCAGCATTTGCAGGACAGCATCGATATGGAACCATAAATTGGTCAGGTGATATAGGCGGAAACTGGGATAGTTTTAAAAGACAGATTGTTTCGGGAATGAATTTTACTTTAACTGGAATGCCTTATTGGACAACCGATATTGGCGGTTTTTTTAGACCTGGCGCCGGACAATACACAGATGAAAATTTCCATGAATTATTAACCAGATGGTTTCAGTGGGGGGCATTCAGCACCATTTTCAGAATTCATGGTTATCAGACCGAAACAGAGCCTTGGAAATATGGATCTAAAGTGGAAGAGAATATGAGAAGAATGCTAAATCTTCGCTATACGCTAATTCCTTATATCTATTCTGAAACTTCAAAAATAAAAGAAGGATCAACTTTTATGAGGCCTCTTGTAATGGATTTTCAAAATGATGAGAATGCGGTAAATCAGCCTTATGAATATATGTTTGGAAGTTCCATATTAGTGGGGCCTATTACAGAGGCAGGAATAAAACAATGGCAGGTTTATTTGCCTAAAGATACAAATTGGATAGACTTTTGGACTGGAAAAAGCTTTAAAGGAGGTCAAAAAATAGAAATAAATGCTGAAATAGATAAAATCCCACTATTTATAAAAGCGGGGTCAATTATGCCTTTTGGTCCTGAAATGCAGTACACAGCTGAGAAAAAATGGGATGATCTTGAAATAAGAATCTACGAAGGTGCAGATGGTGAATTTACGCTTTATGAGGATGAAGGAGATAATTACAATTATGAAAACGGATCTTATTCGTTAACTAAATTCGAGTGGAAAAATGCTGAAAAAAGATTGATAATAAATGCAGTTAAAGGTTCATTTAAAGGCATGCTGAAGACTCGAAAATTTAATATTGTTTTAATAGGTTCAAAATCAGAGGTAAAACCAATTGAGGTTGAATATTCAGGTAAAAAAGAAAATTTTAGGTTATGA
- a CDS encoding glycoside hydrolase family 43 protein has protein sequence MKTKDFIYAVLVIVLNILTNQAQKGKAQNPIIFADVPDLSIIRVNDAYYMSSTTMHMNPGVPIMKSKDLVNWHLVNYAYQTLEDHDDRLNLDHGKNDYGRGSWASSLRYHNGVYYVSTFSGTTGKTYIFSTKNIEKGPWKRTVLNNSYHDHSLFFDDNGKVYLVWGAGKIQIVELKEDLSEVKEETKKVLIENANAPAKSDIMLPAEGSQLFKVNGKYCLFNICWPKNGMRTVIIHRADTIAGPWEGKIGLQDLGVAQGGLIDTPDGRWFSYLFRDAGGVGRIPYLVPVKWENGWPILGDNGKVPQNLNLPANKSLIPGIVNSDEFNRKKGENDLPLVWQWNHNPDNANWSVKERKGYLRLKASRIDSSFTQIKNILTQRTFGPLCSGTAMLELSNMKEGDFAGLSLLQKDFGLVGVKVDQGAKRIVMIDAEKGNPKEVESVPLNQDKIYFKAECDFRSQADQGRFYYSLDGKKWISIGKSIKMPYTIPHFMGYRFGLFNYAAKTAGGFADFDYFRIDGKISETK, from the coding sequence ATGAAAACAAAAGATTTTATATATGCCGTTCTGGTAATTGTATTGAACATATTGACAAACCAAGCTCAAAAAGGCAAAGCCCAGAACCCCATTATTTTTGCAGATGTCCCCGATTTATCTATAATCAGGGTTAATGATGCTTATTATATGAGCAGTACCACAATGCATATGAATCCCGGAGTTCCTATTATGAAATCTAAGGATTTAGTGAATTGGCATTTGGTTAATTATGCCTATCAAACCTTAGAGGATCATGATGACCGACTGAATTTGGATCATGGCAAAAACGACTACGGAAGAGGTTCATGGGCAAGCAGTCTGCGTTATCACAATGGTGTGTATTATGTAAGCACTTTTTCAGGAACGACAGGAAAAACCTATATATTTTCCACAAAAAATATTGAAAAAGGTCCATGGAAGAGAACTGTTTTAAACAATTCCTATCACGACCATTCTCTTTTCTTTGATGATAATGGAAAAGTGTACTTAGTTTGGGGAGCAGGAAAAATTCAAATTGTAGAATTAAAAGAAGACTTATCAGAAGTTAAAGAAGAAACTAAGAAAGTTTTAATAGAAAATGCCAATGCTCCTGCGAAGAGCGATATTATGCTGCCGGCAGAAGGATCACAGCTTTTTAAAGTTAACGGAAAGTATTGCTTATTTAATATCTGCTGGCCCAAAAACGGCATGCGCACGGTAATTATACACAGAGCCGATACTATTGCAGGGCCATGGGAAGGAAAGATTGGATTGCAGGATTTGGGCGTTGCTCAAGGCGGACTTATTGATACGCCAGACGGCAGATGGTTTTCGTATTTATTTAGAGATGCAGGAGGCGTAGGACGTATTCCGTATCTGGTTCCTGTAAAATGGGAAAATGGCTGGCCAATATTGGGCGACAATGGTAAAGTGCCTCAAAATTTAAATCTTCCAGCCAATAAAAGCTTAATTCCTGGAATTGTAAATTCAGATGAGTTTAATCGTAAAAAAGGAGAAAATGATCTGCCTTTGGTCTGGCAATGGAATCATAACCCAGATAATGCAAACTGGTCGGTCAAAGAAAGAAAAGGGTATTTAAGATTAAAAGCATCCAGAATAGACAGCAGTTTTACTCAGATAAAAAATATTTTGACACAGAGAACTTTTGGACCTTTATGTTCGGGAACTGCTATGCTTGAGCTTTCAAATATGAAAGAAGGAGATTTTGCTGGACTTTCGCTGCTGCAAAAAGATTTTGGCTTGGTTGGAGTAAAAGTAGATCAGGGAGCAAAAAGAATTGTGATGATCGATGCTGAAAAAGGAAATCCAAAAGAAGTAGAGAGTGTTCCATTAAATCAGGACAAAATATATTTTAAAGCCGAATGTGACTTTAGGAGTCAAGCAGATCAGGGAAGATTTTATTATAGTTTAGACGGCAAAAAATGGATCAGCATTGGAAAATCCATTAAGATGCCGTATACCATTCCGCATTTTATGGGCTACCGATTCGGGTTGTTCAATTACGCTGCTAAAACTGCTGGAGGTTTCGCCGATTTTGATTATTTCAGAATTGATGGAAAGATTTCAGAAACGAAATAA
- a CDS encoding glycoside hydrolase family 127 protein → MKNTILFYLFALLMGANISAQMKLFDLSEVKLKEGPFKNAQDVDLKYILALDPDKLLAPYLLESGLPPKADRYGNWESIGLDGHIGGHYLSALAMMYASTGNKELKERLDYMLSELARCQAKNGEGYVGGIPQGKVFWDRIHKGDIDGSSFGLNNTWVPIYNIHKLFAGLIDAYQYTGSEQAKDIAIKLGDWFIELIAPLSDEQIQKVLATEHGGINESFADLYAITKDKKYLETGEKLSHKALLNPLLQKEDKLTGLHANTQIPKVVGFEKVAVLSDNKEWSDGVQYFWDNVTQKRTVAFGGNSVAEHFNPIYDFSGMVKSNEGPETCNSYNMERLAKALFLDKNDVRYLDFYERTLYNHILSSQHPEKGGFVYFTPIRPNHYRVYSQPQTSMWCCVGTGLENHAKYGELIYSHSQNDLFVNLFIPSVLKWKEKGIELEQTTKFPYEDETELVLKLKKAKSFALNIRYPKWAESFEILVNGKEQKIASKPSEYVAISRKWKSGDKISARFKTSIHLENLPDGSNWSAFVKGPIVLAAKTSTEGLDGLFADDSRMGHAARGKFMPLDKAYALVGDKADYISKLKETGNLRYKLDSLELEPFFEVHDARYQMYFQTYSKEEYKEKQELLKQQEIEAMALEAKTIDKINCGEQQPEVDHLYKGEKSNSGYEDGKFWRNARSYISYQMLNKNSKGQFLQISVLDEFNSDNITILINEKPAVITSSDKKTISIKIDDKEVLNIKILAKEGKISPKFSQLRIVTD, encoded by the coding sequence ATGAAAAACACAATTTTGTTTTACCTATTCGCCCTATTGATGGGAGCCAATATATCGGCTCAAATGAAGCTATTTGATTTAAGTGAAGTAAAACTAAAAGAAGGACCATTTAAAAATGCTCAAGATGTAGATCTAAAGTATATTTTAGCTTTAGATCCGGATAAACTTCTAGCGCCTTATTTATTAGAATCTGGGCTTCCGCCAAAGGCAGATCGTTATGGCAATTGGGAAAGTATAGGATTGGATGGGCATATCGGCGGACATTATCTTTCGGCTTTAGCTATGATGTATGCATCTACCGGAAACAAAGAGCTTAAAGAGAGGTTAGATTATATGCTTTCAGAATTGGCGCGCTGTCAGGCTAAAAATGGCGAAGGCTATGTTGGGGGTATTCCGCAAGGCAAAGTTTTTTGGGATCGAATCCATAAAGGAGATATTGACGGAAGCAGTTTTGGACTCAACAATACTTGGGTTCCTATTTATAACATTCACAAACTTTTTGCTGGTTTAATTGATGCGTATCAATACACTGGAAGCGAGCAAGCGAAAGATATAGCAATAAAACTTGGAGATTGGTTTATAGAATTAATCGCACCGCTTTCTGATGAACAGATTCAGAAAGTTTTGGCAACAGAGCATGGAGGCATAAATGAATCTTTTGCCGATTTGTATGCCATTACAAAAGATAAAAAATACCTTGAAACGGGCGAAAAATTATCGCATAAAGCCTTATTGAATCCGTTATTGCAAAAAGAAGACAAACTCACAGGACTTCACGCTAATACTCAAATACCAAAAGTGGTTGGTTTTGAAAAGGTTGCCGTCCTTTCTGATAATAAAGAATGGTCAGATGGTGTGCAATATTTTTGGGATAATGTGACCCAAAAACGCACAGTTGCATTTGGAGGAAACAGTGTTGCAGAACATTTTAATCCAATTTACGATTTCAGCGGTATGGTAAAATCGAATGAAGGGCCAGAGACCTGCAATTCGTATAATATGGAACGTCTTGCCAAAGCTTTGTTTCTCGATAAAAATGATGTGCGCTATCTGGATTTCTACGAAAGAACACTTTACAATCATATCCTTTCAAGCCAGCATCCCGAAAAAGGAGGTTTTGTATATTTTACGCCTATTCGCCCAAATCATTACCGCGTGTATTCTCAGCCTCAAACAAGCATGTGGTGCTGTGTGGGAACGGGACTTGAAAATCACGCCAAATATGGAGAATTAATTTACAGCCATTCGCAAAATGATCTTTTTGTAAATCTTTTTATTCCATCGGTTTTAAAATGGAAAGAAAAAGGTATAGAGTTGGAGCAAACCACAAAATTTCCTTATGAAGATGAGACAGAATTAGTTTTAAAACTTAAAAAAGCAAAAAGCTTTGCTTTGAATATCCGTTACCCAAAATGGGCTGAAAGTTTTGAAATATTAGTGAATGGAAAAGAACAAAAAATAGCATCTAAACCCTCTGAATATGTTGCGATTTCAAGAAAATGGAAATCAGGAGATAAAATAAGTGCCAGATTTAAAACGTCAATACATCTAGAAAATCTGCCAGACGGCTCCAATTGGAGTGCATTTGTCAAAGGGCCAATTGTGCTGGCGGCCAAAACTTCGACAGAAGGATTAGACGGCTTGTTTGCAGATGACAGCCGAATGGGACACGCCGCAAGGGGAAAATTTATGCCACTTGATAAAGCCTATGCATTGGTTGGAGATAAAGCAGATTATATATCAAAACTAAAAGAAACAGGGAACTTAAGATATAAGTTAGATTCATTAGAATTGGAGCCTTTTTTTGAAGTGCACGATGCCCGTTATCAAATGTATTTTCAGACGTACTCCAAAGAAGAATACAAGGAAAAGCAGGAATTGCTAAAACAGCAGGAAATTGAAGCGATGGCTCTTGAAGCCAAAACAATAGATAAAATAAATTGCGGAGAACAGCAGCCAGAAGTCGATCATTTGTATAAAGGTGAAAAAAGCAATTCGGGTTACGAGGATGGGAAGTTCTGGCGAAATGCGCGCTCTTATATCTCTTATCAAATGCTGAACAAAAACAGCAAAGGTCAGTTTTTGCAAATCAGTGTTTTAGATGAATTCAACAGTGATAATATTACTATTCTCATTAATGAAAAACCAGCTGTAATAACATCATCTGATAAAAAGACAATCAGCATAAAAATAGATGACAAGGAAGTGCTGAATATTAAAATTCTGGCAAAAGAGGGAAAAATCAGTCCGAAGTTCTCTCAGCTTAGAATTGTAACGGATTAA
- a CDS encoding glycoside hydrolase family 97 protein, with translation MNIKFRFSLALFLFTIAYSYGQKAVLTSPNQKIAVRLFDSQNTNSGNWYLQVNYGNKDKHDEIIPKIDLGIVRNDQTFSKGLKLKKIGKSALIKEQYKALHGKKSERSNTANEVVLYFENESKSHLNIILRVYNDGVAFRYEFPEKQGTYTISDELTAYSIPESTERWLEKFDLSNEGLYTSMDNGDVQQDWCYPALFKAKNSPCWYLIHEADLDWNYAASKLANTQNKNQYKVTLPGTEEGVGEPFAKITLPWKSPWRAVIVGELGDIVKSTLVDDVSKPSVLNKTDWIQPGVASWNYWSNNHGTKDYKTVTQFADLAVAMNWPYTLLDWEWDQMENGGNLEDAIKYIHSKGIKPLMWYNSGKFKWITSTPIDRMLTHENRVKEFEKLNKLGVYGIKVDFFLSEKQEIIKYYLDILEDAAKYKIMVYFHGCLVPRGWQRTYPHLMTYEAVRGAEWYNNGPELTATAAEHNNTLAFTRNVVGSMDYTPVTFTNSQFPHITSYGHELALSVIFESGIQHMADRPEGYYELPDAAKTFLKHVPASWDDTILLDGFPGKYTVIARRKGADWFIGGINSGRKERNQKLKFDFLPDGQTFKLTLIADGNHDKAFSTQYLLVDKTSSVEVKMLHQGGFAAMLVVNK, from the coding sequence ATGAATATAAAATTTAGATTCAGTCTAGCTTTGTTTCTGTTTACGATTGCTTATTCGTATGGACAGAAAGCAGTTTTGACTTCTCCCAATCAAAAAATAGCGGTTAGATTATTTGACAGTCAGAATACTAATTCTGGAAATTGGTATTTGCAGGTGAATTACGGCAATAAAGACAAACATGATGAAATAATTCCAAAAATAGATTTGGGAATTGTACGAAACGACCAGACCTTTTCAAAAGGCTTAAAATTAAAAAAGATCGGCAAATCTGCACTTATTAAAGAGCAGTACAAAGCATTGCACGGCAAAAAATCGGAACGTTCCAATACCGCAAATGAAGTGGTTTTGTATTTTGAAAATGAATCGAAATCCCATTTAAATATAATTTTGAGAGTGTATAATGACGGTGTGGCATTCCGTTATGAATTTCCAGAAAAACAAGGAACTTATACCATTTCAGATGAGTTAACGGCTTATTCTATTCCCGAAAGTACAGAAAGATGGCTGGAAAAGTTTGATTTGTCCAATGAAGGGCTTTACACTAGTATGGACAATGGAGATGTACAGCAGGACTGGTGTTATCCAGCGTTGTTTAAAGCAAAAAATAGCCCTTGCTGGTATCTGATCCATGAAGCCGATTTAGACTGGAATTATGCTGCTTCTAAACTGGCTAATACCCAAAATAAAAACCAGTATAAAGTAACGCTTCCCGGAACAGAAGAAGGCGTAGGAGAGCCTTTTGCTAAAATAACATTGCCTTGGAAATCGCCTTGGAGGGCTGTAATTGTGGGAGAACTTGGAGATATTGTCAAATCTACTTTGGTGGATGATGTGTCTAAACCTTCTGTTTTAAATAAAACAGATTGGATTCAGCCGGGTGTTGCGTCATGGAATTATTGGTCGAATAACCACGGAACAAAAGACTATAAAACCGTAACCCAATTTGCCGATTTAGCAGTGGCCATGAATTGGCCATATACACTTTTGGATTGGGAATGGGATCAGATGGAAAATGGCGGCAATTTAGAAGATGCCATAAAATATATTCATTCAAAAGGAATTAAACCTTTAATGTGGTACAATTCAGGTAAATTTAAATGGATCACTTCAACGCCTATTGACCGAATGCTGACTCACGAAAACCGAGTTAAGGAATTTGAAAAGCTAAATAAACTTGGCGTTTACGGGATAAAAGTTGATTTCTTTCTAAGTGAAAAACAAGAAATCATAAAGTATTATTTGGATATTTTAGAAGATGCAGCGAAGTATAAAATCATGGTCTATTTTCACGGATGTTTGGTGCCGCGTGGATGGCAGAGAACTTATCCGCATCTTATGACTTACGAAGCTGTCCGTGGAGCTGAATGGTACAACAATGGGCCTGAATTAACCGCAACGGCAGCAGAACATAATAATACATTGGCTTTTACCCGTAATGTCGTAGGATCAATGGATTACACTCCGGTAACTTTTACCAACTCACAATTTCCTCATATTACTTCTTATGGCCATGAACTGGCATTAAGCGTAATTTTTGAATCAGGAATACAGCATATGGCAGATAGACCCGAAGGTTATTACGAATTGCCAGATGCAGCCAAAACATTTTTGAAACATGTTCCCGCCTCTTGGGATGATACTATTCTGCTTGACGGGTTTCCCGGAAAATATACCGTTATCGCAAGAAGAAAAGGAGCAGATTGGTTTATTGGCGGTATTAATTCTGGAAGAAAAGAAAGAAACCAGAAGTTGAAATTTGATTTTTTGCCAGATGGACAAACTTTTAAGCTCACTTTAATTGCTGATGGAAATCATGATAAAGCTTTTTCAACGCAATATTTATTAGTAGACAAAACAAGTTCGGTAGAGGTGAAAATGTTACATCAGGGAGGTTTTGCAGCGATGTTAGTGGTAAATAAATAA